A window from Drosophila kikkawai strain 14028-0561.14 chromosome 2L, DkikHiC1v2, whole genome shotgun sequence encodes these proteins:
- the LOC108082754 gene encoding UDP-glycosyltransferase UGT5-like: protein MATNRFLFLAVAIVALIGGTQSANILGLFPSLSTSHLIIQMSAAKVLAERGHNVTVVTVLKPVVTHKSINEIIVPLTKEEAQQMSDTIKEMSRSDNSNMVLSMLRMSGQMDFMFKKMAEALKDDRVRDLYLNKGNKFDLVLSGYFMNDFQLGFARKVNAPVIIVATMPPNQMLNPFIGNPLELSYVPSMDDSVEKGKGMSFRQRMSTLVASLSFRVLTHIFDRNNRNLYKELFADDPNMPELSEMVKNTSMVFFASHALSEGPIRPNVPAAIEIGGIQVKDKPDPLPQNMADFLGNATDGAILLSLGSNVKGSHIRPDTVTKMFNVLSKLKQRVIWKWEDLEKTPGQSDNILYSKWLPQDDILAHPKIKLFINHAGKGGITEAQYHGKPMLSLPVFGDQPGNAEGMVKKGFGLTQSLLTLEEQPFQEAIQEILTNPKYAQKVATFSSLYRDRPMSSRELVVYWSEYVIRHHGAAHLQSPLVHMNFIAANNLDLYALIAVILVIVLLLFKAVVKYLYKRFVSKSKKASKQKQH, encoded by the exons ATGGCAACGAATCGGTTTTTGTTCCTGGCAGTAGCCATCGTCGCGCTTATCGGTGGCACACAAAGTGCAAACATTCTGGGACTCTTCCCGAGCCTCAGTACCTCGCATTTGATCATTCAAATGTCCGCGGCTAAGGTGCTGGCGGAGAGGGGACACAATGTGACGGTGGTCACGGTCCTGAAGCCAGTGGTTACCCACAAGAGCATTAACGAGATCATAGTGCCCCTCACTAAGGAAGAGGCGCAGCAAATGAGCGACACCATCAAGGAGATGTCCAGGAgcgacaacagcaacatgGTGCTGTCCATGTTACGTATGTCGGGACAGATGGACTTCATGTTCAAGAAGATGGCGGAGGCTCTAAAGGACGACCGAGTGCGGGATCTGTACCTTAATAAGGGCAATAAGTTCGACTTGGTTCTGTCGGGCTACTTCATGAACGACTTTCAACTTGGATTCGCCAGGAAGGTGAATGCGCCCGTCATCATTGTGGCCACAATGCCCCCGAATCAGATGTTGAATCCATTTATCGGTAATCCCCTGGAGCTCTCTTATGTGCCTTCTATGGATGATTCTGTAGAGAAAGGAAAGGGTATGTCCTTCCGTCAGCGTATGAGCACTCTTGTCGCCAGTCTATCCTTCAGAGTACTTACGCACATTTTTGATAGAAATAATAGAAATTTGTACAA GGAGCTCTTTGCCGATGACCCCAACATGCCCGAACTCTCGGAAATGGTTAAAAATACATCAATGGTGTTCTTCGCCTCCCACGCGCTCAGTGAGGGGCCGATCCGACCTAACGTCCCGGCAGCCATTGAGATTGGAGGCATCCAGGTTAAGGACAAGCCAGATCCCCTTCCGCAAAATATGGCTGACTTCCTCGGCAACGCCACGGACGGAGCCATTCTCCTAAGTCTGGGCTCCAATGTAAAGGGCAGTCACATCAGACCTGACACGGTGACCAAGATGTTCAACGTCCTCTCGAAACTGAAGCAAAGGGTCATTTGGAAATGGGAAGACCTGGAGAAGACACCGGGGCAGTCTGACAACATCCTTTACTCCAAGTGGCTGCCGCAGGACGACATCCTCGCCCACCCGAAGATCAAACTGTTCATCAATCATGCCGGAAAGGGAGGCATTACAGAGGCCCAGTACCACGGCAAGCCGATGCTCTCCTTGCCCGTGTTTGGTGACCAGCCCGGAAATGCGGAGGGCATGGTCAAGAAGGGCTTTGGACTCACTCAGAGTCTCCTCACACTGGAGGAGCAGCCTTTCCAAGAGGCCATCCAGGAGATTTTGACGAATCCGAAGTACGCACAGAAGGTGGCCACCTTCTCTTCCCTCTATCGCGATCGTCCCATGTCCTCAAGGGAGTTGGTCGTCTACTGGTCGGAGTACGTCATTCGGCATCATGGAGCTGCCCACCTGCAGAGTCCCCTGGTTCACATGAACTTCATAGCCGCCAACAACTTGGATTTATATGCCTTGATCGCTGTTATACTTGTTATCGTCCTACTACTTTTCAAAGCGGTAGTTAAATATCTTTACAAAAGGTTTGTGTCAAAGTCCAAGAAGGCCAGTAAGCAGAAGCAGCACTAG